One part of the Quercus lobata isolate SW786 chromosome 7, ValleyOak3.0 Primary Assembly, whole genome shotgun sequence genome encodes these proteins:
- the LOC115951269 gene encoding nodulation-signaling pathway 2 protein-like, which yields MYGGLEDISLTEVGILFPGQDPYFNGGIFPLQPLPSEGEGSFSPSQSMNSESVLTDVMSVQSSLTLLGEDMEIDNQLGLFHLLKAYGEALEKDQRELGQVNLRRVSEKGSPVGKTLERLAFYLSQDSEINQAENLKQESSKNFKAAFQALYQALPDGKFAHFAANSAILEAIPDDAETIHIVDFDMGEGVQWPPMIEAIAHQHKTLKLTSMRWEEEDCNDAPLWRFEETKRRLYDQARAFGLKLKVEEMGIDDLVSELKTKGGGRREWLVFNCMVGLPHMGRGRSRSLVMEFLRLAKELIANSVNCSTIHKGIITEKLLRFWVFL from the coding sequence ATGTATGGAGGTTTGGAAGACATTTCCCTCACAGAAGTGGGAATTTTGTTCCCTGGACAAGACCCTTATTTTAATGGAGGAATTTTCCCTTTGCAACCCTTGCCTAGTGAAGGAGAAGGTAGTTTCAGTCCTAGCCAGTCCATGAATTCTGAATCAGTATTAACAGATGTAATGTCTGTTCAATCATCTCTAACATTGCTAGGAGAAGACATGGAAATAGATAACCAATTGGGCCTTTTTCATCTACTTAAGGCTTATGGGGAAGCCTTGGAGAAGGATCAAAGAGAGCTTGGGCAAGTTAATTTGAGACGCGTCAGTGAGAAAGGTAGTCCAGTTGGCAAAACATTGGAGCGCCTTGCTTTCTATTTATCTCAAGACAGTGAGATTAATCAAGCtgaaaatttgaaacaagaGTCCTCGAAGAACTTCAAGGCTGCATTTCAGGCACTCTACCAAGCCTTACCTGATGGGAAGTTTGCTCACTTTGCTGCAAACTCTGCGATTCTTGAAGCTATTCCAGATGATGCAGAGACAATACACATAGTGGACTTTGACATGGGAGAAGGTGTTCAATGGCCTCCAATGATTGAGGCCATTGCACACCAGcacaaaacattaaaattgACATCAATGAGATGGGAAGAGGAGGATTGTAATGATGCTCCATTGTGGAGGTTTGAGGAGACAAAAAGGCGGCTCTATGATCAAGCAAGAGCTTTTGGCCTAAAGTTGAAAGTGGAAGAGATGGGAATTGATGATTTAGTAAGTGAACTAAAGACGAAAGGGGGTGGAAGGAGAGAATGGTTGGTCTTTAATTGCATGGTCGGGCTTCCACACATGGGGAGGGGTAGAAGTAGAAGCCTTGTCATGGAGTTTCTAAGGTTGGCTAAGGAATTGATAGCTAATTCTGTCAATTGTAGTACTATTCACAAGGGTATTATAACTGAAAAATTGCTCAGATTTTGGGTCTTTCTTTGA